In Eucalyptus grandis isolate ANBG69807.140 chromosome 4, ASM1654582v1, whole genome shotgun sequence, the following proteins share a genomic window:
- the LOC104441940 gene encoding disease resistance RPP13-like protein 4 has translation MSLASHTDLSLLVVSDPIPTDQVIESIIPSLLSHFSQVKQRLPHRNNDKAQVHRKADDFHGDIRRTRSLPIESRRDGSSSNGRGGNPSKNKKNSKKINSDGKETTDDSLQDDHLCYQIERLIRDLSYVKDALDKNRKIEDSVSKLIKTLFERSKITAFPGSAQTPGATHGNSGRIRDQLSELAEIVTKLKLHIPPSHKLLSSTSDSPRGKQVADEFGDNKEMPDLAVEQKFLGSSVYEHLRSPYEQLDDRSKLCLLCFAVFPEHAKIRKRVMYHWWVGEGLIDPSNSKDKSAGDILKELENGGFIQAVFKKRKTVTTSNNYTMIPLIRSLVVILAKEKEFFDFDSRGYPTPNFSECLRSCLVRSKEASLQKAIEKSDLEKLRTLINVNEAYLDFKVEWFSDMKNMSSISLGSWRGSKKEHIEVENTEFLRGMRNMKHLKLLSLQGISRINELPDSIGKLYNLRILDLRACHNLESLPDEMRSLKELIVLDVSDCYLLEYMPKGLGSLVKLEVLLGFVVSDLKRGSYCTVNDLAKLKKLRKLGFRTSRKSFPTERELRTLQEFNELRKLTIEWGENSISEKDKGTESATDDPIKSKCIAELLPFKKCATQKPIADEPKLFKNLEKLDLLCYPSTTPPKWLMPEKLEKLESLYVRGGYLHHLGQVQEDKKWRVKTMRLKYLKELTMDWREMRQLFPDLVCLQMIDCPRLTLFPCDKDGVWLKEQKAITRD, from the coding sequence ATGTCGTTAGCTTCGCACACAGATCTCTCCCTCCTAGTGGTCTCCGACCCAATCCCGACTGACCAGGTCATCGAAAGCATCATCCCTTCTCTGCTTTCCCACTTCTCTCAAGTGAAGCAGCGACTTCCACACCGGAACAACGACAAGGCCCAAGTCCACCGGAAAGCTGACGACTTTCATGGCGACATCAGGAGAACGAGGAGTTTGCCCATCGAAAGCCGCAGAGACGGAAGCAGCAGCAACGGCAGAGGAGGCAACCCCAGCAAAAATAAGAAGaactcgaagaaaatcaacagcGACGGCAAGGAAACTACTGACGATTCTCTTCAAGATGATCATCTGTGTTATCAGATTGAGAGGCTTATCAGAGACCTCAGTTATGTCAAGGACGCGTTGGACAAGAATAGGAAGATCGAGGACAGTGTGAGCAAGCTGATCAAGACCCTCTTCGAGCGAAGCAAGATCACGGCCTTCCCAGGTTCAGCGCAAACACCCGGGGCTACCCACGGCAATTCGGGGAGGATCCGAGACCAGCTCTCTGAGCTCGCCGAAATAGTTACAAAGTTGAAGCTTCATATCCCCCCTTCCCACAAGCTATTGTCCTCGACCTCCGATTCTCCCAGGGGCAAGCAAGTGGCGGATGAGTTTGGCGACAATAAAGAAATGCCTGACTTGGCGGTAGAGCAGAAGTTCCTTGGTAGTTCGGTTTATGAGCACTTACGTTCCCCCTATGAACAGCTTGATGACCGATCAAAGTTGTGTCTGCTGTGTTTTGCTGTGTTTCCTGAGCATGCTAAGATCAGGAAGAGGGTCATGTATCACTGGTGGGTTGGAGAAGGGCTAATTGACCCTTCAAATAGTAAAGACAAGTCAGCTGGCGATATTCTGAAGGAGTTGGAGAATGGGGGTTTCATTCAAGCGGTGTTCAAGAAGCGCAAGACGGTGACTACGAGTAACAACTATACGATGATACCGCTTATACGCTCTCTAGTGGTGATTCTGGCCAAGGAAAAGGAGTTTTTTGACTTCGACTCCAGGGGTTACCCCACACCGAACTTCTCGGAGTGTCTTAGGTCTTGTTTGGTCAGATCAAAAGAGGCTTCCTTGCAGAAGGCGATAGAAAAGTCAGATTTGGAAAAGCTGCGTACTTTAATCAATGTCAATGAAGCTTACCTGGATTTCAAGGTGGAATGGTTCTCagacatgaaaaatatgagTTCTATCTCACTGGGAAGCTGGCGGGGGTCAAAGAAAGAGCATATCGAAGTCGAGAACACAGAATTCCTCCGGGGCATGAGGAATATGAAACATCTGAAGTTATTAAGCCTTCAGGGTATATCTAGAATCAACGAGCTACCCGACTCGATTGGGAAGCTTTATAATCTGAGGATTTTGGATCTTAGAGCTTGTCACAACCTTGAGTCACTTCCGGATGAAATGCGTTCCCTTAAAGAGCTCATAGTCCTGGATGTTTCTGATTGCTACTTGCttgaatacatgcccaaagGGCTCGGTTCACTTGTTAAGCTTGAAGTGCTTCTGGGGTTTGTGGTTAGTGATCTCAAAAGGGGAAGCTATTGTACTGTCAATGACTTGGCCAAGCTCAAGAAACTCAGGAAATTGGGCTTTCGCACAAGCAGGAAGTCTTTCCCAACAGAGAGGGAGTTGAGGACTCTTCAAGAATTTAATGAGCTTCGCAAATTGACAATCGAATGGGGTGAGAATTCTATCTCAGAAAAGGATAAAGGTACAGAGTCAGCCACTGATGACCCAATCAAAAGCAAATGCATCGCTGAATTACTTCCATTCAAGAAATGCGCTACCCAGAAACCAATAGCCGATGAGCCgaaacttttcaaaaatttggagaaactaGACCTGCTTTGTTACCCTTCGACCACACCACCTAAATGGCTAATGCCCGAGAAGCTTGAGAAGCTCGAGTCTCTGTATGTCAGAGGAGGCTATCTCCATCATTTGGGTCAGGTTCAAGAAGATAAGAAGTGGAGAGTCAAGACTATGCGTTTGAAGTATTTGAAGGAGTTGACAATGGATTGGAGGGAAATGCGGCAATTATTTCCAGATTTAGTGTGCTTGCAGATGATTGATTGCCCGAGGCTCACCTTGTTCCCATGCGACAAAGATGGAGTGTGGCTGAAAGAGCAAAAAGCAATCACAAGAGATTGA
- the LOC104441939 gene encoding homeobox-leucine zipper protein HAT4 — MMVEREDLGLSLSLSFSDSSRPSQLGASPFGFNLYKPSHRDCETFASLDRISEADARPSLRGIDVNRPPPSAADCEEQEEAGVSSPNSTISSVSGKRGEREMVSGGEDNEAERDCSRGGSDEEDGENSRKKLRLSKDQSAVLEESFREHNTLNPKQKLALAKQLGLRPRQVEVWFQNRRARTKLKQTEIDCEFLKRCCENLTEENRRLQKEVQELRALKLSPQFYMHMPPPTTLTVCPNCERVGAAAPPLPSAGGGGRPAHHREPVPMIPWAARPGPVSHGALRPRT; from the exons ATGATGGTGGAGAGGGAAGATCTGGGCTTGTCTCTGAGCTTGAGCTTCTCTGACAGCAGTCGGCCTTCCCAGCTCGGCGCCTCTCCTTTCGGGTTCAACCTCTACAAGCCATCTCACCGCGACTGCGAGACCTTCGCTTCATTAG ATCGGATCTCGGAGGCGGATGCGCGGCCGTCCCTGCGGGGCATCGACGTGAACCGGCCGCCGCCGTCGGCGGCGGACTGCGAGGAGCAGGAGGAGGCGGGGGTGTCGTCCCCGAACAGCACTATCTCGAGCGTCAGCGGGAAGAGGGGCGAGAGGGAGATGGTCAGCGGCGGGGAGGACAACGAGGCGGAGAGGGACTGCAGCCGCGGAGGCAGCGACGAGGAGGACGGCGAGAACTCGAGGAAGAAGCTGAGGCTGTCCAAGGATCAGTCGGCCGTCTTGGAGGAGAGCTTCCGAGAGCACAACACTCTGAATCCC AAGCAAAAGCTGGCGTTGGCTAAGCAGCTAGGCCTGCGACCTAGACAAGTAGAAGTCTGGTTTCAGAACCGCAGAGCACG GACCAAGTTGAAGCAGACGGAGATAGACTGCGAGTTCCTGAAGAGGTGCTGCGAGAACCTGACGGAGGAGAACCGGCGGCTGCAGAAGGAGGTCCAGGAGCTGCGCGCTCTCAAGCTCTCCCCTCAGTTCTACATGCACATGCCCCCTCCCACCACCCTTACCGTCTGCCCCAACTGCGAGCGCGTCGGGGCGGCCGCACCGCCGCTCCCatccgccggcggcggcggcaggcCCGCCCACCATCGGGAGCCCGTGCCCATGATCCCATGGGCCGCGCGGCCCGGCCCGGTCTCGCACGGGGCTCTCCGGCCCAGGACGTGA